One genomic segment of Occultella kanbiaonis includes these proteins:
- a CDS encoding alpha/beta fold hydrolase has translation MTALALHRYGPDADAGVPLVLLHGFPLDSRMWSYVITSLPLVPVVAVDAPGFGASSALPDGGLEAFADAVAAGLADVGVTRAVVAGLSMGGYVALALAERHPDLLAGLALLDTKASADDEAGRAKRLDVARAARGADGAAAVAPMLATVLGETTHAQRPEVVEEVRGWLAQAPPSAISWAQESMAVRPDRHPVLEDLRERGVAGLVLRGAEDVMASAQDHERMARALGVDVVQVPASGHLSAVETPQPVAHALAELRHTVIG, from the coding sequence ATGACCGCACTTGCCCTGCACCGCTACGGACCCGACGCCGACGCCGGCGTCCCGCTGGTCCTGCTGCACGGGTTCCCGCTCGACTCGCGGATGTGGTCCTACGTGATCACGTCGCTGCCGCTGGTTCCGGTGGTCGCGGTGGACGCACCGGGTTTCGGGGCGTCATCGGCACTGCCCGACGGCGGCCTGGAGGCCTTTGCGGACGCCGTCGCCGCAGGCTTGGCCGACGTCGGCGTGACCCGCGCCGTGGTGGCCGGGCTGTCCATGGGCGGATACGTGGCCCTCGCCCTCGCGGAGCGGCACCCGGACCTGCTGGCCGGCCTCGCCCTCCTGGACACCAAGGCGAGCGCGGACGACGAGGCCGGTCGGGCGAAGCGCCTCGATGTGGCGCGCGCGGCCCGCGGCGCGGACGGCGCGGCAGCCGTCGCGCCGATGCTGGCGACCGTGCTCGGGGAGACGACCCACGCGCAGCGCCCCGAGGTGGTCGAGGAGGTGCGGGGCTGGCTGGCCCAGGCGCCGCCGTCGGCCATCTCCTGGGCCCAGGAGTCGATGGCGGTGCGCCCGGACCGGCACCCGGTGCTGGAGGACCTGCGGGAGCGAGGCGTCGCGGGGCTGGTGCTGCGCGGCGCCGAGGACGTGATGGCGTCGGCGCAGGATCACGAGCGGATGGCGCGGGCGTTGGGCGTCGACGTGGTGCAGGTCCCGGCGTCGGGGCACCTGAGCGCGGTGGAGACCCCGCAGCCGGTGGCGCACGCGCTCGCCGAGTTGCGTCACACCGTGATCGGGTGA
- a CDS encoding glutamate--cysteine ligase, with translation MGDEISSPTFTREQRQRYREKVRRCLDVFERMLATEMFDEDRPLTGLEIELNLVDADRRPAMANAQVLAAIADPAFQTELARYNIELNVPPQPLPGDAVLDLETRLRSSLDHADERAARSGSAIVMVGILPTLTPEHLTGDWMSANPRYQALEEAVFAARREDIELDIAGAEHLRMLTATIAPESACTSVQLHLQVNPGDFAANWNAAQLLAGPQLAVGANSPFLFGKQLQAETRIELFRQATDTRSPELRNQGVRPPVFFGDRWITSIFDLFEENVRFFPALLPESTDEDPEAELAAGRAPRLQELRLHNGTVYRWNRPVYDVVDGVPHLRVENRVLPAGPTVVDVLANAAFYYGAVQMLASEDRPTWTKLSFDGARSNFETAARDGVDSVLYWPGYGEVPWDELVLRHLLPLAAEGLRRRHVSTSVIERYLGIIEARAKLRRNGASWQVEAVAALERGGLGRAEALSEMLRLYMDGMHANEPVHTWDLP, from the coding sequence GTGGGTGATGAGATCTCCTCACCGACATTCACCCGCGAGCAGCGTCAGCGCTACCGGGAGAAGGTCCGCCGCTGCCTGGACGTGTTCGAGCGGATGCTCGCGACCGAGATGTTCGACGAGGACCGGCCGCTGACCGGCCTGGAGATCGAGCTCAACCTGGTCGATGCCGACCGTCGCCCCGCGATGGCGAACGCTCAGGTCCTCGCCGCGATCGCGGATCCGGCCTTCCAGACGGAACTGGCGCGCTACAACATCGAACTGAACGTACCTCCTCAACCACTGCCCGGCGACGCCGTCCTGGACCTGGAGACGCGGCTGCGCTCCTCCCTCGATCACGCGGACGAGCGGGCCGCCAGGTCCGGCTCGGCGATCGTGATGGTCGGGATCCTGCCCACCCTGACGCCCGAGCACCTGACCGGGGACTGGATGAGTGCGAACCCGCGGTACCAGGCCCTCGAGGAGGCGGTGTTCGCGGCCCGCCGGGAAGACATCGAACTGGACATCGCGGGTGCCGAGCACCTGCGCATGCTGACCGCCACGATCGCCCCGGAGTCGGCCTGCACGTCCGTGCAGCTGCACCTGCAGGTCAATCCCGGCGACTTCGCGGCGAACTGGAACGCGGCCCAACTGCTGGCCGGGCCGCAGTTGGCGGTCGGCGCCAACTCGCCGTTCCTGTTCGGCAAGCAGCTCCAGGCCGAGACCCGGATCGAGCTGTTCCGGCAGGCCACGGACACCCGCTCCCCCGAGCTGCGCAACCAGGGCGTGCGTCCGCCGGTGTTCTTCGGGGACCGCTGGATCACGTCCATCTTCGACCTGTTCGAGGAGAACGTGCGGTTCTTCCCGGCCCTGCTGCCGGAGTCCACCGACGAGGATCCCGAGGCCGAGCTCGCGGCCGGGCGGGCACCGCGGCTGCAGGAGCTGCGCCTGCACAACGGCACGGTCTACCGCTGGAACCGCCCCGTCTACGACGTGGTCGACGGCGTCCCGCACCTGCGCGTGGAGAACCGCGTGCTGCCGGCCGGGCCGACCGTGGTGGACGTGCTCGCGAACGCCGCGTTCTACTACGGCGCGGTGCAGATGCTGGCCAGCGAGGACCGGCCGACCTGGACGAAGCTGTCCTTCGACGGCGCCCGGTCCAACTTCGAGACCGCCGCCCGGGACGGCGTCGACTCGGTGCTGTACTGGCCGGGCTACGGCGAGGTGCCGTGGGACGAGCTGGTGCTGCGGCACCTGCTGCCGCTGGCCGCCGAGGGCCTGCGCCGGCGGCACGTGTCCACCTCCGTGATCGAGCGCTACCTGGGCATCATCGAGGCCCGCGCGAAGCTCCGCCGCAACGGCGCGTCGTGGCAGGTCGAGGCCGTCGCCGCGCTCGAGCGCGGCGGCCTTGGCCGGGCCGAGGCGCTGTCCGAGATGCTCCGGCTGTACATGGACGGCATGCACGCCAACGAGCCGGTGCACACCTGGGACCTGCCCTGA